A genome region from Erigeron canadensis isolate Cc75 chromosome 3, C_canadensis_v1, whole genome shotgun sequence includes the following:
- the LOC122592284 gene encoding guanylate kinase 2-like isoform X2 — MQKRYLSGFDLKLTDCETAVVIGNKIYVIGGTDDPTSSGMRILDKSTSKWVIPTVLGTKPKTLKGHSSLLLNKDRILITKHDSKSNESVWFLEVDTQFIRDQKKKFETEVVAWSKGVIGDTERPVVISGPSGVGKGTLINMLMKDFPTLFGFSVSHTTRAPREKEQNGVHYHFTGRNVMEEEIKSGKFLEFAAVHGNLYGTSIEAVDVVADAGKRCILDIDVQGARSVRASSLEAIFIFVSPPSFEELEKRLRARGTETEEQIQKRLRNAKAELEQGNTSGLFDHILVNDDLEACYERLKNVLGLSEKMNAAPETTTKVFDLPVDLSLSQINEKIVINRGTAEQKIVLDLSSMKGGAPGRTRGLDIYALDKLT, encoded by the exons ATGCAAAAGAGATATTTGAGTGGGTTTGATCTGAAACTCACTGACTGCGAAACAGCCGTTGTTATTGGAAACAAAATA TATGTCATTGGTGGCACTGATGATCCAACATCTAGTGGAATGCGTATACTCGACAAGTCAACCAGTAAATG GGTGATTCCAACCGTTCTAGGAACTAAACCAAAGACACTTAAAGGTCATTCAAGTTTGCTTTTGAATAAAGATAGAATCTTGATCACCAAACATGATTCGAAATCTAATGAATCTGTTTGGTTTCTTGAG GTGGATACACAATTCATACGGGACCAAAAGAAGAAATTTGAAACAGAAGTAGTTGCTTGGAGCAAGGGTGTTATTGGTGATACTGAGCGACCCGTTGTGATCAGTGGGCCTTCTGGGGTTGGTAAAGGTACACTGATTAATATGTTGATGAAAGATTTCCCGACATTGTTTGGATTCTCGGTTAGCCACACAACTCGTGCTCCAAGGGAGAAGGAGCAAAATGGGGTGCATTATCATTTCACCGGACGCAACGTTATGGAGGAAGAAATCAAATCTGGGAAATTTCTAGAATTTGCAGCAGTCCACGGAAATCTTTATGGGACTAGTATAGAAGCTGTTGATGTAGTTGCTGATGCTGGAAAG AGATGCATTCTTGATATCGATGTTCAAGGAGCAAGGTCTGTGAGGGCGAGTTCACTTGAAGCTATATTCATCTTTGTTAGTCCACCTTCTTTTGAAGAGCTTGAGAAGCGACTTCGTGCAAG AGGAACTGAAACGGAAGAACAAATCCAGAAAAGACTTAGAAATGCCAAGGCTGAACTTGAACAAGGAAACACTTCAGGACTTTTTGATCATATATTGGTGAACGATGATCTTGAAGCTTGTTATGAGAGACTTAAG AATGTCTTGGGTCTTAGTGAGAAAATGAATGCTGCCCCAGAAACTA CTACTAAGGTGTTTGATTTGCCTGTGGACCTCTCGTTGTCCCAAATCAATGAAAAGATTGTGATAAACCGTGGGACTGCTGAACAAAA GATTgtccttgatttatcttcaatGAAAGGAGGTGCGCCTGGGCGGACGAGAGGACTAGATATTTATGCTCTTGATAAGCTGACATAA
- the LOC122593236 gene encoding 40S ribosomal protein S20-2: MAYAAMKPTKVGLEEPLEQVHKIRITLSSKNVQNLEKVCADLIRGAKDKKLRVKGPVRMPTKVLKITTRKSPCGEGTNTWDRFELRVHKRVIDLFSSPDVVKQITSITIEPGVEVEVTIADP; this comes from the exons ATGGCGTACGCAGCGATGAAACCGACGAAGGTGGGGCTAGAAGAGCCACTAGAACAGGTCCACAAGATCAGGATCACTCTTTCATCAAAGAATGTTCAGAATCTTGAAAAAG TTTGTGCGGATTTGATCCGTGGTGCCAAAGACAAGAAACTACGTGTCAAAGGACCTGTTAGAATGCCGACCAAGGTTCTCAAGATAACAACAAGGAAGTCTCCTTGTGGTGAAG GAACAAACACATGGGATAGATTCGAGCTTCGCGTCCACAAGCGGGTTATTGATCTTTTCAGTTCGCCAGATGTTGTGAAGCAAATTACCTCCATAACTATTGAACCTGGTGTCGAGGTTGAAGTTACCATTGCCGATCCATAG
- the LOC122590465 gene encoding G-type lectin S-receptor-like serine/threonine-protein kinase SD3-1, whose amino-acid sequence MLGKEKSSIFISIFLFVIVLLPVVFSQIQLGSRLSVDAKNHWFSPNGDFAIGFFNRLNEYGIGIRISSGLIPVEKQPIVWVAGGDLRVGDKSYFELTENGELVLFDSSKGVVVWASNTTNISVDSAVLQDDGNFVLLKTNKDVVWQSFGTPFDTLLPGQNLSTNQVLRAASRNSISSFYSLRIGVVGDLELKWENDVIYWRSAVTSSRSALRAVFASDGALQLFDQMSSPIWSVFSEDHGEPDVKFRILRLDVDGNLRLHSWTKKSTSWKLVWQAVGNQCDVFATCGFNGVCGFNESGFPVCKCPFSLSSLPSSKCLVPYQPSCKSGSSMIKLEHTSLYATYPPNETIISQVSSTQCQNLCQEDHLCTAATFMSDGAANCRIKKTQYVSGQMGLSVSSISFVKRCNDPIAVIPSLTKSKPGIPSQSTPLKQDPHNGICVSCLVGVGGGTIIVFIVIHLGLMGFLIYRRRYSFKTQAGSTYKGDCPKPSGFLPLSYTEVKEITENFKHQIGSNTFKGVLRENQPVLVKDYSTVSIDPRKFRCGMLKLGTIHHKNLVRLEGYCCDSSYRFLVYEYLKNGSLEKSLEDPVIRKRLTWRKRLDLCLAVARAVSYLHMGCREFIGHGNLCCENVVLDENLEAKVSEYGLRSFLGDGSNGGSAKDILDFGNVVLAVLSGDPKANHGGYEWAFEKWVGGNMTDIVDQMLEGGVDGNELERVLRIMFWCFQADERMRPSMGEIMNVLEGAMEVDPPPPITACLSKPLEVETGSDSDV is encoded by the coding sequence ATGCTTGGAAAGGAGAAATCATCGATCTTCATTTCAATCTTTTTATTCGTTATTGTTCTTTTGCCAGTTGTTTTTTCACAAATTCAGCTGGGTTCAAGACTATCGGTGGATGCCAAAAATCATTGGTTTTCTCCAAATGGGGATTTTGCTATTGGGTTCTTTAACCGTTTAAATGAATATGGTATTGGGATCCGTATAAGCTCGGGTTTGATACCAGTTGAGAAACAACCCATTGTTTGGGTTGCTGGTGGTGACTTGAGAGTAGGAGACAAGTCATATTTCGAGCTAACAGAAAATGGTGAACTGGTTCTTTTTGATTCCAGCAAGGGAGTTGTTGTTTGGGCCAGCAATACCACCAATATCTCTGTTGATTCAGCAGTTCTGCAAGACGATGGCAATTTTGTTCTTTTGAAAACGAACAAAGATGTTGTTTGGCAAAGCTTTGGTACTCCATTTGATACACTTCTCCCAGGCCAGAACTTATCTACAAATCAAGTCCTTCGAGCTGCTAGCAGAAATTCTATTTCGAGTTTTTACAGTCTTCGAATTGGCGTTGTGGGTGATTTGGAACTTAAATGGGAAAATGATGTTATTTACTGGAGAAGTGCAGTCACCTCTTCCCGATCGGCTCTTCGAGCTGTGTTTGCTTCTGATGGTGCTCTACAACTCTTTGATCAGATGTCAAGCCCAATATGGTCGGTGTTTAGTGAAGATCATGGTGAACCAGATGTCAAGTTTCGGATTCTTCGGTTGGATGTTGATGGAAATCTTAGACTACATTCATGGACGAAAAAATCAACCTCATGGAAGCTGGTGTGGCAAGCTGTTGGGAACCAATGTGATGTTTTTGCAACTTGTGGGTTTAATGGAGTTTGTGGGTTTAATGAATCAGGTTTTCCGGTTTGTAAATGCCCGTTTTCACTATCGTCACTTCCTTCTTCCAAATGCCTGGTTCCTTATCAGCCAAGTTGTAAATCAGGTTCATCCATGATTAAACTTGAGCATACTTCCTTGTATGCTACTTACCCACCTAACGAAACGATCATCTCTCAAGTTAGCTCTACACAATGTCAGAACTTGTGTCAAGAAGATCATCTTTGCACTGCTGCAACCTTCATGAGTGATGGAGCTGCAAATTGCAGAATTAAGAAAACACAATACGTTAGCGGTCAAATGGGTTTATCCGTATCTTCCATTTCATTTGTCAAAAGATGTAATGATCCTATTGCAGTTATACCCAGTTTAACCAAATCCAAACCTGGAATTCCCTCACAAAGTACTCCTTTGAAACAAGATCCACACAATGGGATTTGTGTTTCTTGTTTGGTTGGAGTTGGTGGTGGCACGATTATCGTGTTTATCGTGATTCACTTGGGGCTAATGGGCTTTTTGATATACCGAAGAAGGTATTCTTTCAAGACTCAGGCTGGTTCAACCTACAAAGGAGACTGTCCTAAGCCAAGTGGTTTTCTTCCTCTGTCATACACTGAAGTGAAGGAAATCACAGAAAATTTTAAGCACCAGATCGGGTCAAATACATTTAAAGGTGTTCTCCGTGAAAACCAACCCGTGTTGGTGAAAGATTATAGTACTGTCAGCATAGACCCACGAAAGTTTAGATGTGGGATGTTGAAACTAGGAACCATTCATCACAAAAATCTGGTTAGGTTAGAGGGTTATTGTTGTGACTCAAGTTACAGGTTCTTGGTGTACGAGTACCTCAAGAATGGCTCTCTTGAAAAGTCTTTGGAAGACCCTGTGATACGCAAGAGGCTAACCTGGAGGAAAAGGTTGGACCTATGTTTAGCTGTTGCAAGGGCAGTTTCGTATTTACACATGGGATGTCGAGAGTTTATTGGCCATGGAAATCTTTGTTGTGAAAATGTGGTCTTGGATGAGAATTTAGAGGCTAAAGTGTCCGAATATGGTTTGAGAAGTTTTCTTGGTGATGGATCAAATGGAGGCAGCGCGAAGGATATACTCGATTTTGGAAATGTGGTGTTGGCAGTGTTAAGTGGTGATCCGAAGGCTAACCATGGTGGTTATGAGTGGGCTTTTGAGAAATGGGTGGGTGGCAACATGACGGATATAGTTGATCAAATGCTTGAAGGCGGTGTAGATGGTAATGAATTGGAGCGTGTTTTGAGGATAATGTTTTGGTGTTTTCAGGCGGATGAGAGAATGCGGCCTTCAATGGGAGAGATAATGAACGTGTTGGAGGGTGCAATGGAGGTCGATCCGCCACCACCCATAACGGCTTGCCTGAGCAAACCGCTTGAAGTAGAAACCGGATCAGACTCTGATGTTTAA
- the LOC122592284 gene encoding guanylate kinase 2-like isoform X1 — protein sequence MGEAPAFFLDDMQKRYLSGFDLKLTDCETAVVIGNKIYVIGGTDDPTSSGMRILDKSTSKWVIPTVLGTKPKTLKGHSSLLLNKDRILITKHDSKSNESVWFLEVDTQFIRDQKKKFETEVVAWSKGVIGDTERPVVISGPSGVGKGTLINMLMKDFPTLFGFSVSHTTRAPREKEQNGVHYHFTGRNVMEEEIKSGKFLEFAAVHGNLYGTSIEAVDVVADAGKRCILDIDVQGARSVRASSLEAIFIFVSPPSFEELEKRLRARGTETEEQIQKRLRNAKAELEQGNTSGLFDHILVNDDLEACYERLKNVLGLSEKMNAAPETTTKVFDLPVDLSLSQINEKIVINRGTAEQKIVLDLSSMKGGAPGRTRGLDIYALDKLT from the exons ATG GGAGAAGCTCCAGCTTTTTTTCTTGATGATATGCAAAAGAGATATTTGAGTGGGTTTGATCTGAAACTCACTGACTGCGAAACAGCCGTTGTTATTGGAAACAAAATA TATGTCATTGGTGGCACTGATGATCCAACATCTAGTGGAATGCGTATACTCGACAAGTCAACCAGTAAATG GGTGATTCCAACCGTTCTAGGAACTAAACCAAAGACACTTAAAGGTCATTCAAGTTTGCTTTTGAATAAAGATAGAATCTTGATCACCAAACATGATTCGAAATCTAATGAATCTGTTTGGTTTCTTGAG GTGGATACACAATTCATACGGGACCAAAAGAAGAAATTTGAAACAGAAGTAGTTGCTTGGAGCAAGGGTGTTATTGGTGATACTGAGCGACCCGTTGTGATCAGTGGGCCTTCTGGGGTTGGTAAAGGTACACTGATTAATATGTTGATGAAAGATTTCCCGACATTGTTTGGATTCTCGGTTAGCCACACAACTCGTGCTCCAAGGGAGAAGGAGCAAAATGGGGTGCATTATCATTTCACCGGACGCAACGTTATGGAGGAAGAAATCAAATCTGGGAAATTTCTAGAATTTGCAGCAGTCCACGGAAATCTTTATGGGACTAGTATAGAAGCTGTTGATGTAGTTGCTGATGCTGGAAAG AGATGCATTCTTGATATCGATGTTCAAGGAGCAAGGTCTGTGAGGGCGAGTTCACTTGAAGCTATATTCATCTTTGTTAGTCCACCTTCTTTTGAAGAGCTTGAGAAGCGACTTCGTGCAAG AGGAACTGAAACGGAAGAACAAATCCAGAAAAGACTTAGAAATGCCAAGGCTGAACTTGAACAAGGAAACACTTCAGGACTTTTTGATCATATATTGGTGAACGATGATCTTGAAGCTTGTTATGAGAGACTTAAG AATGTCTTGGGTCTTAGTGAGAAAATGAATGCTGCCCCAGAAACTA CTACTAAGGTGTTTGATTTGCCTGTGGACCTCTCGTTGTCCCAAATCAATGAAAAGATTGTGATAAACCGTGGGACTGCTGAACAAAA GATTgtccttgatttatcttcaatGAAAGGAGGTGCGCCTGGGCGGACGAGAGGACTAGATATTTATGCTCTTGATAAGCTGACATAA